A window of Corvus cornix cornix isolate S_Up_H32 chromosome 4, ASM73873v5, whole genome shotgun sequence contains these coding sequences:
- the LOC120409892 gene encoding collagen alpha-2(VIII) chain-like — MSGGEEKEAEVGLKKLLQDAFTREGGRGSLPLPRHCSETQNGDPAALGIAGADRIPGLRAPAGRRGEGGRRLPPRLYTCMDINMCMIPRGCCPPDHAISAEASRGCRASSARGERPERGDVSPPPRTSGASSGPRRRARTRARTRTRTRAGSVSRVSPAAPGPPAFLEGRRGGRSGGSGGGERRARAGLPRFAFSAGQRPLPCGHPPVPQAGEARSPLSAPGAGGSGRAALRAWISQPASTAGTRAFPLDSSAPP, encoded by the exons ATGTCTGGGggtgaagaaaaggaggcagaagTCGGCCTTAAGAAACTCCTACAGGATGCATTCACT CGGGAGGGCGGCCGCGGATCCCTGCCGCTTCCCAGGCACTGCTCGGAGACCCAAAATGGAGACCCGGCTGCGCTTGGAATCGCGGGGGCAGATCGGATCCCCGGGCTGCGCGCCCCCGCCGGGCGCCGCGGGGAGGGTGGGAGGCGGCTGCCCCCGCGCCTATACACGTGTATGGATATAAATATGTGTATGATCCCGCGTGGCTGCTGCCCCCCGGATCACGCCATCTCTGCAGAAGCCTCGCGTGGGTGTCGCGCCTCGAGCGCCCGTGGGGAGCGCCCCGAGCGCGGGGATGTGTCTCCCCCACCCCGTACCTCCGGGGCTTCCTCCGGCCCGCGGAGGCGAGCACGGACACGGgcacggacacggacacggacacgggCGGGCTCGGTCTCCCGGGTTTCGCCCGCTGCGCCCGGGCCGCCCGCGTTCCTCGAAGGCAGGAGAGGTGGCCGTTCCGGGGGCTCCGGCGGCGGGGAGAGAAGGGCTAGAGCCGGGCTGCCCCGGTTCGCGTTCAGTGCCGGGCAGCGGCCGCTTCCCTGTGGGCATCCACCGGTCCCCCAGGCAGGAGAGGCACGATCTCCGCTGTCCGCGCCTGGAGCTGGCGGCAGCGGACGGGCAG CCTTACGGGCGTGGATCTCTCAACCAGCATCGACAGCCGGTACCAGAGCGTTTCCCTTGgattcctctgctcctccctga